From one Trifolium pratense cultivar HEN17-A07 linkage group LG1, ARS_RC_1.1, whole genome shotgun sequence genomic stretch:
- the LOC123891482 gene encoding uncharacterized protein LOC123891482 — translation MHKFRNVGMDRSWMRANRLSTEYRHGVMEFLQFAESNAELERPPPEFPPLFLCPCINCANKEPKRTKKEIMNHLICDGICQNYTQWIWHGEVVATPSVSHRESGSVDIDDRLEDMMRDIGEDSFKRAHVYETLCSDKDEPLYPGCTNFTRLSAVLKLFNLKAKNGWTDKSFTELLELLIQMLPEGNVMPNRYYEAKKVLCPMGLEYEKIHACPNDCILYRKEFVNYNHCPTCKASRYKKKDGDSSDDEVTKTGPPAKVVWYLPIISRFKRLFANANDAKNLRWHAEERKCDGQIRHVADSLQWKKIDSLFPNFGKESRNLRLGLATDGMNPFGNQSTNHSSWPVLLMIYNLSPWLCMKRKYIMLSMMISGPRQPGNDIDVYLSPLIDDLKVLWEEGVDVFDSYSGEQFNMRAMLFCTINDFPAYGNLSGYSVKGHNACPICEKKTCYKQLKNGKKTVYLGHRKFLNRYHPYRRLRKAFDGDQENGVAPTPLTGEEVYERQRDINVVFGKCQKPKGRVPKAKVPKAESESVKRKKQPVVKSIWKKRSVFFDLPYWSSLDVRHCIDVMHVEKNVCDSVIGTLLDIKGKTKDGAHARLDMDLMGIRQELIPQKINDKTYLPPACHTLSKDEKTSFCKCLQSIKVPHGYSSNVKSLVSMKDLKLIGLKSHDCHVLMQQLLPVAIRGILPDNVRKAICRLCLFFNAICCKAIDPLKLDELENEAAVILCQLEMYFPPSFFDIMVHLIVHLVREIRLCGPIYLRWMYPIERYMKILKGYTKNPHRPEASIVERYIAEEAIEFCSNYLSEVDAIGVPKSRHDGRCDGVGTQGLNVKSMHIDIILQAHLYILNNTDEVQPYLSAHKSIIKKMHDKMNEKWVLREHNKKFSEWFKEKVCQDDSVSDTIKWLSYEPKCNILTWSAYDINKTSFYTKSKDDRSTMQNSGVMIVAESMHFSSSKDKNPVMASTPYFGVIEEIWEVDYVVFKVPLFKCKWIDINNGVRIDELGFTLVDLCKLAYKDEPFIMASQAKQVFYVKDPSNERWSVVLQGKNVHGSYENQELDISEIPPFSTDVPTFIEENEEDDVHAAIRLDHDEGIWD, via the coding sequence ATGCATAAATTTCGAAACGTAGGTATGGACCGTAGTTGGATGAGAGCTAATCGATTAAGTACTGAGTACAGACATGGAGTGATGGAATTTCTACAGTTTGCGGAAAGTAATGCTGAACTAGAACGTCCTCCTCCTGAATTTCCTCCACTTTTTCTATGTCCGTGTATAAATTGTGCAAATAAAGAACCAAAACGTACTAAGAAAGAAATCATGAATCATCTAATTTGTGACgggatttgtcaaaattatacacaatGGATATGGCACGGTGAAGTAGTAGCAACGCCAAGTGTGTCCCATAGAGAAAGTGGTAGTGTGGATATCGATGATCGACTAGAAGACATGATGCGTGATATTGGAGAAGATTCGTTTAAGAGGGCGCATGTGTATGAAACTTTATGCAGTGACAAGGATGAACCATTGTATCCGGGATGCACAAATTTTACCCGTTTGTCTGCGgtgttaaaattgtttaatttgaaaGCAAAAAATGGGTGGACCGACAAAAGTTTCACTGAATTGCTTGAATTGTTGATACAAATGCTTCCAGAAGGTAATGTAATGCCAAATCGTTATTACGAGGCGAAAAAAGTATTGTGTCCAATGGGTTTGGAGTATGAAAAGATACATGCATGCCCTAATGATTGTATATTATACCGAAAAGAGTTTGTAAACTATAATCATTGTCCGACATGTAAGGCGTCTCgctacaaaaagaaagatggtgATTCTAGTGATGATGAGGTGACCAAAACGGGTCCTCCCGCGAAAGTCGTATGGTACCTACCAATAATTTCAAGGTTCAAGAGATTGTTTGCTAATGCAAATGACGCAAAGAATCTTAGATGGCATGcagaagagagaaaatgtgatGGCCAAATTCGCCATGTAGCTGATTCTTTGCAATGGAAGAAAATTGACTCTTTGTTTCCAAATTTTGGCAAAGAGTCGAGAAACCTTAGACTTGGACTTGCTACTGATGGAATGAATCCGTTTGGTAATCAAAGTACTAACCATAGTTCATGGCCTGTTCTCCTGATGATTTACAACCTATCTCCTTGGTTGTGCATGAAgcgtaaatatattatgttatcgaTGATGATTTCAGGCCCAAGACAACCAGGAAATGACATAGATGTTTATCTAAGTCCactaattgatgatttgaaagtGTTGTGGGAGGAAGGAGTGGATGTTTTTGATTCGTATTCTGGTGAACAGTTCAACATGCGTGCCATGTTGTTTTGCACCATCAACGACTTTCCGGCATACGGCAATTTGTCTGGGTATTCCGTTAAAGGGCATAATGCGTGTCccatatgtgaaaaaaaaacatgttataaGCAACtgaaaaatggaaagaagacTGTTTATCTTGGCCACCGAAAATTTCTAAATCGTTATCATCCATATCGTAGATTGCGAAAAGCTTTTGACGGAGACCAAGAGAATGGTGTTGCTCCAACGCCCTTAACTGGAGAGGAAGTTTATGAACGACAACGAGACATTAATGTTGTCTTCGGAAAGTGCCAAAAGCCAAAAGGGAGAGTGCCAAAAGCGAAAGTGCCAAAAGCCGAAAGTGAAAGTGTCAAAAGGAAAAAGCAGCCTGTTGTGAAAAGTATATGGAAAAAGAGGTCAGTGTTCTTTGATCTTCCATATTGGTCTAGTCTTGATGTAAGACATTGTATTGATGTGATGCACGTGGAGAAAAATGTATGTGATAGTGTAATTGGAACACTTCTCGACATTAAAGGCAAGACAAAAGATGGTGCACATGCTCGTCTtgatatggatttgatgggTATACGACAAGAGTTAATACCACAAAAAATCAATGACAAGACATATTTGCCTCCCGCGTGTCACACTTTGTCTAAAGACGAGAAAACAAGTTTTTGCAAGTGTTTACAAAGTATCAAAGTGCCACATGGTTACTCGTCAAATGTCAAGAGCCTTGTATCAATGAAAGATCTCAAATTAATCGGCTTAAAATCTCATGATTGTCATGTCTTGATGCAACAACTACTACCTGTGGCTATTCGTGGGATATTGCCCGATAATGTTAGGAAAGCTATATGCAGGTTGTGCTTATTCTTCAATGCAATATGTTGTAAAGCAATTGATCCATTGAAGTTAGACGAGTTGGAAAACGAAGCTGCAGTTATCTTGTGTCAATTGGAGATGTATTTTCCTCcttcattttttgacattatGGTTCATTTGATTGTTCATCTAGTAAGGGAGATTAGATTGTGTGGCCCAATTTATTTACGGTGGATGTATCCAATAGAGCGATACATGAAGATCCTAAAAGGGTATACAAAAAACCCACACCGTCCGGAAGCTTCGATTGTTGAGAGGTACATTGCAGAAGAAGCTATTGAGTTTTGTTCAAACTATTTGTCAGAAGTGGATGCTATAGGGGTTCCCAAGTCTCGTCATGATGGAAGATGTGACGGTGTGGGCACGCAAGGTTTAAATGTCAAGAGCATGCATATTGATATAATTCTTCAAGCGCATTTGTATATATTGAATAACACTGATGAAGTTCAACCTTACTTGTCTGCTCACAAAAGCATCATAAAGAAAATGCACGATAAGATGAATGAAAAATGGGTGTTAAGAGAGCATAATAAGAAATTCTCAGAGTGGTTTAAAGAAAAGGTCTGCCAAGATGATAGTGTTTCCGATACAATAAAGTGGTTGTCCTATGAGCCTAAATGTAACATATTGACTTGGAGTGCATATGATATTAACAAAACTTCCTTTTATACAAAATCAAAGGATGACCGCAGTACCATGCAAAATAGTGGGGTTATGATTGTGGCAGAGTCCATGCACTTCTCtagttccaaagataaaaatccggTTATGGCATCTACACCCTACTTTGGGGTGATTGAAGAGATCTGGGAGGTTGATTACGTTGTGTTTAAAGTGCCTTTATTTAAATGCAAATGGATTGATATCAACAATGGTGTGAGAATTGATGAATTAGGATTTACACTAGTTGATCTTTGCAAGTTAGCTTATAAAGACGAACCTTTCATCATGGCATCCCAAGCAAAACAGGTGTTTTATGTCAAAGATCCTTCTAATGAACGGTGGTCGGTGGTTCTACAAGGAAAAAATGTGCATGGTAGTTATGAAAATCAAGAGCTTGATATTTCCGAAATTCCTCCTTTCTCAACAGATGTGCCTACCTTCATTGAAGAAAACGAAGAGGATGATGTGCATGCAGCTATTCGTTTAGATCATGACGAAGGAATATGGGATTAG
- the LOC123902361 gene encoding uncharacterized protein LOC123902361, whose product MADSTGNSAETSQSNKKSVRGPTMLKAIENVRKTGIKIPLQFDLETGECYGNNASHFKSYVALLTRERCSIAKELWKHIPEGVKNAMWTDIKAIFVIPEFDDAKKSDHFKKIWFHYAGERWKDFKSRLTRTYITDPKPDDVPPYVKYPYIKKDIWEEFVKYRQTSDFKEKSQKGRENHAKNVYPHVLSRGGYKRLEEQMINEKRQSLSKDSSGLTDDDRHPSPPERYETWTRARQKKGGEFTSEPVKKVAEKIEKIVEDSKKGDFVPTGRHDVLTEAIGTPEHGGSVRGVGKKHNITTYWGRSKVSRQRQGIDVKEQLAAFKADLEAKFEEKLAQERKMMQDSLMETLKSMGLSQTSDTNNRVMVPEACAEQVVVTGSAKGSCSPAPVKMQNELKEVVVTESAKGSRSPAPVAEAEDNMDDVQKLLIMVLKKGDDHLDVQLTHCSMCTNFLMSCKCIRELLVGFIWLDMSTLSVWCSYIHRLCIENNTTNVYGILEPSFLNIVGDAGKKSDQRISQSKCKKYIQHKLENEKKECQLLPFNHGGHWQLIILCPKINTVVVICSLHWKLNPIMEKIVSSVFTVDQMANGNRKNNTVWLYPQARKQYNSNDCGYYVMKNMLDIVTAKITDSWMEVFNDPKELTAEEMYELRLRWSTYFLSLLEG is encoded by the exons ATGGCTGATTCAACCGGCAACTCTGCTGAAACTAgtcaaagtaataaaaaaagtgTTAGAGGTCCCACTATGTTGAAAGCAATTGAAAACGTTCGTAAAACGGGTATAAAGATCCCTCTCCAGTTTGATCTAGAAACTGGAGAGTGTTATGGTAACAATGCCTCCCATTTTAAGAGTTACGTAGCACTtcttactcgagaaagatgCAGTATTGCGAAAGAGTTGTGGAAACATATACCTGAAGGAGTAAAGAATGCTATGTGGACAGATATTAAG GCTATTTTTGTTATACCTGAGTTTGATGATGCAAAAAAGAGtgatcattttaagaaaatatggtTTCACTATGCGGGGGAGCGATGGAAAGATTTTAAATCACGGTTGACTAGAACTTATATCACAGACCCCAAACCAGATGACGTTCCTCCATACGTCAAGTATCCTTACATCAAAAAAGATATATGGGAAGAGTTTGTGAAGTATCGACAGACCTCTGATTTTAAG GAAAAAAGTCAAAAGGGTAGGGAGAATCATGCAAAGAATGTTTACCCACATGTATTATCCCGTGGCGGGTATAAGAGGCTCGAGGAGCAGATGATCAATGAAAAGAGACAATCCTTATCGAAAGATAGTTCTGGCTTAACTGATGATGATCGTCATCCATCTCCACCGGAACGCTATGAGACATGGACGAGAGCACGACAAAAGAAAGGGGGAGAATTCACATCTGAGCCTGTAAAAAAAGTTGCTGAGAAAATT GAGAAAATTGTTGAAGACTCAAAAAAGGGTGACTTTGTTCCAACGGGACGTCACGATGTCCTAACAGAAGCCATTGGAACACCTGAGCATGGTGGTAGTGTTCGTGGTGTtggaaaaaaacataacattacCACTTACTGGGGAAGATCAAAGGTTTCACGTCAAAGACAAGGTATAGATGTCAAAGAGCAACTAGCAGCATTTAAAGCAGATTTGGAAGCTAAGTTTGAGGAAAAGTTGGCGCAAGAGCGTAAGATGATGCAAGATTCTCTTATGGAGACACTAAAGTCCATGGGTTTATCCCAAACCTCTGATACAAATAATAGAGTCATGGTACCTGAAGCTTGTGCTGAACAAGTTGTTGTCACCGGAAGCGCAAAAGGGAGTTGTTCTCCTGCACCGGTCAAGATGCAAAATGAACTCAAGGAGGTTGTTGTCACTGAAAGCGCAAAAGGAAGTCGTTCTCCTGCACCGGTAGCAGAGGCTGAAGATAACATGGACGATGTTCAGAAATTGTTAATCATGGTTCTGAAAAAGGGTGATGATCATTTGGATGTACAATTAACTCATTGTTCAATGTGTACTAATTTTCTCATGTCTTGCAAGTGTATAAGAGAGTTGTTGGTGGGTTTTATTTGGCTCGACATGAGTACTCTAAGTGTTTGGTGCTC gTACATTCATCGTTTATGCATTGAAAACAACACCACAAATGTATATGGAATTTTGGAACCAAGTTTTCTGAACATTGTTGGTGATGCTGGGAAAAAAAGTGATCagagaatatctcaaagtaAATGCAAGAAATACATCCAGCATAAgttagaaaatgaaaagaaagagtgtCAATTATTACCATTTAACCATGG AGGACATTGGCAGTTGATAATACTTTGTCCAAAGATAAATACCGTGGTTGTTATTTGTTCACTACATTGGAAACTTAATCCAATAATGGagaaaattgtttcaag TGTTTTTACGGTTGATCAAATGGCGAATGGCAATAGAAAGAACAATACCGTATGGCTTTATCCACAA gcgaggaaacaatataattcaaatgacTGTGGATactatgtaatgaaaaatatgttggacaTTGTCACTGCTAAGATAACTGATTCTTGGATGgag GTATTTAATGACCCAAAAGAGTTAACAGCTGAGGAGATGTATGAATTGCGATTACGTTggtcaacatattttttgtCGTTATTGGAGGGTTAA
- the LOC123891492 gene encoding uncharacterized protein LOC123891492, which yields MAEDPPRNEGAGMRPCHNSPRRLAHLARPPRGARQTEMKTGLLQLLYANPFTGLSHEDPYNHLVKFYEIAGSLGAPEAEEEAVFMRMFPHSLIGKAKDWYLDLPAQVMTNWNTLEEKFLDRFFPHHKFMESKTSIAVFSQGSNETLCEAWDRYKAMLRKCPNHGFDELTQIHIFRNGLLQDSKLLLDATAGGSLLSLSAADATTIIEKMSLSDRQSERSKTQRKPGILELDPSDAVLAQNKLLTNTVEELSKQMSKLMTFQEGSGKAKQVASCELCTGNHPTGHCPPSHEEVNFMANQQRQSQYPNNAGYQRGNNSNYGQGWKQDGGSANRQRQYESYSQPPVQQTQNSNLEEALRSFIEMQTKQNQQQNVMNQQQNQFVQETQVYQRGNDAVLRNLETQIGQIAKEMANNKNQGGSFAANTEPNPKEQCKSITTRSGKEVGKGIGDNLRKEEEVMRRADEEEEGEKKGEKEVEVRKEKNSLPQHLPYPHAPSKKDKERQYARFMDIFKRLQINIPFSEALEQMPTYAKFMKEILTKKRRYNDDEVIQLDASCSAIIQRTLPTKEKDPGRVTLPVTIGNVNVGKALIDLGSSINLIPLSVIKRVGGLDITRTRMTLQLADKSITRPSGMAEDVLVKVDKFMFPIDFVVMDIEEDDDVPLILGRPFMKTARMMIDIDDGVMKVRVQDEEVSFNLWEAMKHPHEKDMCFKLDATEEAILDVRKQAHQPSSLEQALTESFEALDPEKEEEVESFLKQLDALKEVTPLEAKIEELKNEERPGEVKLELKTLPSHLKYAFLEEEEKKPVIISNSLSADEEKSLIQILKENKEAIGWSLSDLKGISPSYCMHNIMMEDDYKPVAQPQRRLNPTMKEVVRKEVVKLLEAGMIYPISDSTWVSPVQVVPKKGGMTVIANDKNELIPSRTVTGWRMCIDYRRLNKATRKDHFPLPFMDQMLERLSGQKFYCFLDGYSGYNQISVNPEDHEKTAFTCPFGVFAYRRMPFGLCNAPATFQRCMQAIFSDLIEKCIEVFMDDFSVFGPSFQHCLKNLDTVLKRCVETNLVLNWEKCHFMVTEGIVLGHKISSRGIEVDRAKVEVIEKLPPPVNVKGIRSFLGHAGFYRRFIKDFSKIAKPLSNLLNKGTSFTFDDECLIAFTELKERLVTAPIIIAPDWKLEFELMCDASDYAVGAVLGQRKNKIFHAIHYASKVLNDAQVNYATTEKELLAIVYAFEKFRSYLIGSKIVVYTDHAAIKYLITKADSKPRLIRWMLLLQEFDLEIKDKKGTENLVADHLSRLVNNEVTKHEREVLEEFPDEKLLMVQERPWFADMANFKASGLIPDDFNWHQKKKFLREANQYVWDDPYLFKIGADNLLRRCVTKEEATSIMWHCHNSPYGGHYNGERTAAKILQSGFFWPSLFKDTYEHARRCDNCQRIGGISRRNEMPLQNMHVVEVFDCWGIDFVGPFPSSFSNEYILVAVDYVSKWVEAIASPKADGKTVIKFLKRNIFTRFGTPRVLISDGGSHFCNSQLAKALEHYGVKHKVASPYHPQTNGQAEVSNREIKKILEKTVSASRKDWSLKLDEALWAYRTAFKAPIGLTPFQMVYGKACHLPVELEHKAYWALKFLNFEESQAGEQRKVQLQQLDELRCQAYESSKLYKEKVKSYHDKRLVNKEFRPGQMVLLFNSRLKLFPGKLKSKWSGPFKIREVKPYGAVVLEDPATNDTWTVNGQRLKLYFGGEFDRGTTKIPLSDP from the exons ATGGCTGAAGATCCGCCACGTAACGAAGGTGCCGGTATGAGGCCATGTCATAACAGTCCACGAAGGCTTGCTCATCTTGCAAGACCTCCCAGAGGTGCAAGACAGACGGAGATGAAAACCGGTCTCTTGCAACTGTTATATGCTAACCCTTTTACAGGTTTATCACATGAAGATCCATACAATCATTTGGTGAAGTTCTATGAAATAGCCGGTTCACTTGGTGCTCCTGAAGCGGAGGAGGAAGCGGTGTTCATGAGAATGTTTCCACATTCATTGATAGGAAAGGCCAAAGATTGGTACCTTGATTTACCAGCTCAAGTCATGACAAATTGGAATACCTTGGAAGAGAAGTTTCTTGATCGGTTCTTTCCACATCATAAATTCATGGAGTCAAAGACATCAATTGCGGTGTTTTCTCAAGGCTCCAATGAGACTCTATGTGAAGCATGGGATCGATACAAAGCAATGCTGCGTAAATGCCCTAATCATGGATTTGATGAACTAacccaaattcatatttttagaaatggtCTTTTGCAGGATTCAAAGCTCCTTTTAGATGCAACAGCAGGTGGTTCTCTCTTATCATTGAGTGCTGCAGATGCTACGACTATCATTGAGAAAATGTCACTCAGTGATCGACAAAGTGAACGCAGCAAAACTCAAAGGAAGCCTGGGATTCTTGAACTTGATCCGTCAGATGCTGTATTGGCTCAAAATAAACTTCTTACCAACACAGTGGAGGAGTTATCCAAACAAATGTCAAAATTGATGACTTTTCAAGAAGGATCGGGGAAAGCAAAGCAAGTAGCATCATGTGAATTATGCACCGGAAATCATCCAACTGGTCATTGTCCTCCATCTCATGAAGAGGTGAACTTCATGGCAAATCAACAAAGACAAAGTCAGTATCCGAATAATGCTGGCTATCAAAGGGGAAACAACTCAAACTATGGTCAAGGTTGGAAACAAGATGGTGGCTCAGCAAATAGGCAAAGACAATATGAAAGCTACAGTCAACCACCGGTACaacaaactcaaaattcaaatttggaagaagCTTTGAGATCATTCATAGAGATGCAGACCAAacagaatcaacaacaaaatgtgatgaatcaacaacaaaatcagtTTGTGCAAGAAACTCAAGTCTACCAAAGAGGCAATGATGCGGTGTTAAGAAATCTCGAGACTCAGATTGGTCAAATAGCAAAAGAAATGGCCAATAACAAAAATCAAGGAGGATCATTTGCAGCCAACACCGAACCGAATCCAAAAGAACAATGCAAGTCAATTACAACAAGAAGCGGTAAGGAAGTTGGCAAGGGAATAGGTGATAATTTGAGGAAGGAAGAGGAGGTTATGAGACGAGCagatgaagaggaggaaggagaAA AGAAGGGAGAGAAGGAGGTTGaagtgagaaaagaaaagaatagtTTACCTCAACATCTGCCATATCCACATGCTCCATCAAAGAAGGATAAAGAAAGGCAGTATGCAAGGTTTATGGATATCTTTAAAAGATTGCAAATCAACATTCCATTTTCCGAAGCCTTGGAGCAGATGCCAACATATGCAAAATTCATGAAAGAAATCCTTACCAAGAAGAGAAGgtacaatgatgatgaagttattCAACTTGATGCAAGCTGTAGTGCCATTATTCAACGAACTCTTCCGACTAAAGAAAAAGATCCGGGGAGAGTCACGTTGCCGGTTACCATTGGTAATGTGAATGTTGGAAAAGCCCTTATTGATTTAGGGTCAAGCATCAATCTTATTCCTTTATCGGTGATTAAACGGGTTGGTGGTCTTGACATCACACGTACAAGAATGACATTGCAACTTGCTGATAAATCCATCACTCGTCCGTCGGGAATGGCTGAAGATGTTCTTGTAAAAGTTGATAAGTTTATGTTCCCTATAGACTTTGTGGTGATGGACATTGAAGAGGATGATGATGTTCCGTTAATTCTTGGAAGGCCATTCATGAAAACAGCTCGTATGATGATTGATATTGATGACGGGGTGATGAAAGTTCGAGTTCAAGATGAGGAGGTTAGTTTTAATTTGTGGGAAGCTATGAAGCATCCACATGAGAAAGATATGTGCTTCAAACTTGATGCAACGGAAGAAGCCATATTAGATGTGAGGAAACAAGCACATCAACCTTCATCACTCGAACAAGCCCTAACTGAAAGTTTTGAAGCACTTGATcctgagaaagaagaagaagttgagaGTTTTCTGAAGCAGCTGGATGCTTTGAAGGAAGTAACTCCTTTAGAAGCAAAGATTGAGGAGCTTAAGAATGAAGAAAGACCGGGTGAAGTGAAGCTTGAGTTGAAAACATTACCATCTCATCTCAAGTATGCATtccttgaagaagaagaaaagaagccGGTGATCATCAGCAACTCATTGTCAGCTGATGAAGAAAAAAGCTTGATTCAAATtctgaaagaaaacaaagaagcaaTCGGGTGGTCTTTATCCGATCTCAAAGGTATTAGTCCATCTTATTGTATGCATAATATTATGATGGAAGATGATTACAAACCTGTTGCTCAGCCTCAACGTCGATTGAATCCAACAATGAAGGAGGTTGTAAGAAAAGAAGTGGTAAAGTTACTTGAAGCTGGTATGATCTATCCGATTTCCGACAGTACTTGGGTTAGTCCAGTCCAGGTGGTTCCAAAGAAAGGAGGGATGACAGTGATTGCGaatgacaaaaatgaattaattccATCAAGAACCGTCACCGGgtggcggatgtgtatagaTTACCGGAGACTCAACAAAGCAACCAGAAaagatcattttccattacCATTTATGGATCAAATGCTTGAGAGATTATCCGGTCAGAAGTTCTATTGCTTTCTAGATGGATATTCGGGGTACAATCAGATTTCAGTCAACCCCGAAGatcatgaaaaaacagctttcacatGTCCTTTCGGTGTTTTTGCTTATAGAAGAATGCCTTTCGGATTGTGCAATGCACCGGCAACATTTCAACGGTGTATGCAAGCAATTTTTTCTGACTTGATAGAGAAATGCATCGAAGTGTTCATGGATGATTTCTCCGTGTTCGGTCCGTCATTCCAACATTGCTTGAAGAATTTGGACACCGTACTGAAGCGGTGTGTTGAAACGAATCTGGTTCTTAATTGGGAGAAGTGTCATTTCATGGTGACCGAAGGCATTGTTCTTGGTCACAAGATCTCTTCCAGAGGTATTGAGGTGGATAGAGCAAAGGTGGAGGTCATTGAAAAGCTTCCTCCTCCGGTAAATGTCAAAGGAATCAGAAGTTTTCTAGGTCATGCCGGTTTCTACCGAAGATTCATCAAGGATTTCTCAAAAATTGCCAAACCATTAAGCAATTTGCTTAATAAAGGTACGTCTTTTacatttgatgatgaatgtttaattgcttttactgaattgaaagaaagattggTGACTGCACCCATAATCATAGCACCCGATTGGAAACTCGAATTTGAATTGATGTGTGATGCTAGTGATTATGCAGTTGGTGCAGTCCTTggacaaagaaagaacaaaatttttcatgctatacactatgcaagcaaagtattaaatgatgcacaagttaacTATGCAACAACCGAGAAAGAATTGCTTGCTATAGTGTATGCATTTGAGAAATTTCGTTCTTATTTGATTGGTTCAAAAATTGTTGTGTATACTGACCATGCAGCTATCAAGTATCTGATTACAAAAGCTGATTCTAAGCCGAGACTCATTCGGTGGATGCTTTTATtacaagagtttgatcttgagataaaagataaaaagggaACAGAAAACTTGGTAGCTGATCACTTATCAAGACTTGTAAACAATGAGGTGACCAAACATGAACGTGAGGTTCTTGAAGAATTCCCCGATGAAAAACTGCTTATGGTGCAAGAAAGGCCATGGTTTGCTGATatggctaatttcaaagcatccggattaataccggatgatttcaattggcaccaaaagaaaaagttcctCCGTGAAGCAAATCAATATGTTTGGGATGATCCTTATCTGTTTAAAATTGGAGCTGACAACCTGTTGAGGAGATGTGTTACCAAAGAGGAAGCCACAAGCATCATGTGGCATTGTCATAACTCACCATATGGAGGTCACTATAATGGAGAAAGAACAGCAGCAAAAATTTTGCAGTCAGGATTCTTTTGGCCGAGTTTGTTCAAAGACACTTATGAACATGCTCGGAGATGTGATAACTGTCAAAGAATTGGTGGAATTTCAAGGCGCAATGAAATGCCACTTCAAAACATGCATGTTGTTGAAGTATTTGATTGCTGGGGTATTGATTTCGTTGGCCCTTTTCCATCATCATTTTCAAATGAATACATTCTTGTGGCAGTAGATTATGTGTCTAAATGGGTGGAAGCAATTGCGTCACCAAAAGCCGATGGCAAAACGgtgataaaatttctaaaaagaaacattttcactCGTTTTGGAACTCCTCGTGTGCTTATTAGTGATGGAGGGTCACATTTTTGCAATTCTCAACTAGCCAAAGCACTTGAGCATTATGGAGTCAAGCACAAAGTAGCATCGCCAtaccatcctcagaccaacGGACAAGCAGAAGTTTCGAATcgtgaaataaagaaaattctgGAAAAAACTGTGTCCGCATCAAGAAAAGATTGGTCATTAAAGTTAGACGAGGCATTATGGGCATATCGAACTGCTTTCAAAGCACCAATAGGCCTTACACCTTTTCAGATGGTATATGGTAAGGCATGTCATCTTCCGGTCGAGCTTGAACATAAAGCCTATTGggctttgaaatttttgaattttgaggaAAGCCAAGCCGGAGAGCAAAGAAAAGTTCAGCTTCAACAGTTGGATGAATTGAGATGCCAAGCTTATGAATCTTCTAAGCTGTACAAAGAGAAGGTCAAAAGCTATCATGATAAACGGCTTGTCAACAAAGAATTCAGGCCAGGCCAAATGGTTTTGCTTTTCAACTCAAGATTGAAGTTATTTCCGGGAAAGCTTAAATCCAAATGGTCCGGTCCTTTCAAAATCCGTGAAGTGAAACCATATGGTGCAGTTGTATTGGAAGATCCAGCTACCAATGACACATGGACTGTGAATGGTCAAAGATTGAAGCTCTATTTTGGTGGTGAATTTGATCGTGGCACTACCAAAATCCCACTTTCCGATCCTTGA